A part of Geothrix oryzae genomic DNA contains:
- a CDS encoding efflux RND transporter permease subunit has translation MSKNPHTLLTRWFAWLLPKQGLVYGATLLLACTGILTFFNLKRDLIPDLSLPSLQLLIQSPGRAAAELELTVAQPVEQAVGGLPGVRRVVSTVQAGLVQVVIAFEGDTDPWRSRQLVGERISSLMGGFPPGTLPPLVTSAAGRLQEIQELVLTGPGVGPMALRDHAVKGIVPRLQAVPGVARVEALGGEAKQIQVLLRPDRMRLQGVPLGKAMEALEGSDQDGGAGILELQDKGWFVTLGSAAPSPDELRRLPIQTQRGTVYLGEVADIQVGAAFRRGLSTYRGVEAVSLRVVKQPTAEALSTAQSVREALPELRKGLPEGMKLEMFYDQGEFVRHALSGVTLALMLGGGFVGLVLVVLLGNFRGALVVIILLPLATLGAALPLMWMGLGLNALTLGGLAISVGLLVDAGVIMVENLTHRLHQAHADNPASRRATLVVAASEVGIPILIAVLVILAVFIPLLAIGGVAGKLYAPLAVAVGSAMTLSLILSFTLVPTLVERFLPPGTVLEEPRFVTRLKEVYRPALTWALSHGAKLLAVAGTLTAASIVLALGLGSNFLPSLDEGAFILTPNFPAETSLEAVDQGNQMLGRRIRQVPGVKDYYRRTGRGDVTEDPMPHYSSDILVLLQSGADPKKVEAALGALAEEMPYPVELTTPMNMKISEGLGGTPADLQVKLFNPDMAALEAAVPDLRKKLAELPGVKSVAPDTGGPLPKWQVKIDDRDLRHLGVPRPLLLQTLQAALQGLEAAPRYDGPQRIGRVVRFQIHGDVTPERLQRLPLVLDDGRVLELGQVVTFTESTTPSMIRRESSQRRLALNLRTEGDLGGAAKRVDALLASHPLPKGTVVKLGGRIEEARETQRRLLIAVVVALGIVVGLLYVALGRWWEVTVVLATLPNAFAGGLFSLWLAGETWNVSSIVGMIGLFGVAVQNSLVLITQTKDLYASGLSLRQSVLEASLGRVRPKLMTAGAAILGLLPMLLGFGGSELERPLAIVMVGGLVTSTLFTLLVLPGFYEWMGKRRGLEAARN, from the coding sequence ATGAGTAAGAATCCCCACACCCTTCTCACCCGCTGGTTCGCCTGGCTGCTGCCCAAGCAGGGCCTGGTCTACGGCGCCACGCTGCTGCTGGCCTGCACGGGCATCCTCACCTTCTTCAACCTCAAGCGCGACCTCATCCCCGATCTCTCCCTGCCCTCACTCCAGCTGCTCATCCAGAGCCCAGGGCGCGCCGCGGCGGAGCTGGAGCTCACCGTGGCCCAGCCCGTGGAACAGGCCGTGGGCGGCCTGCCCGGCGTGCGGCGGGTGGTCAGCACCGTGCAGGCGGGCCTGGTGCAGGTGGTCATCGCCTTTGAGGGCGACACGGATCCCTGGCGGTCCCGGCAGCTGGTGGGCGAGCGCATCTCCTCGCTCATGGGTGGTTTCCCGCCCGGCACCCTGCCGCCGCTGGTGACCAGCGCGGCGGGCCGCCTGCAGGAGATCCAGGAGCTGGTGCTCACGGGCCCCGGCGTGGGGCCCATGGCCCTGCGCGACCACGCCGTGAAGGGGATCGTCCCGCGGCTCCAGGCCGTTCCCGGAGTCGCGCGCGTGGAGGCCCTGGGCGGCGAAGCGAAGCAGATCCAGGTGCTATTGCGGCCCGACCGCATGCGGCTGCAGGGCGTGCCGCTGGGCAAGGCCATGGAGGCCCTCGAGGGCAGTGACCAGGACGGCGGGGCCGGCATCCTGGAGCTGCAGGACAAGGGCTGGTTCGTCACCCTGGGCAGCGCCGCGCCCAGCCCCGACGAGCTCCGGAGGCTGCCCATCCAGACCCAGCGCGGCACCGTGTACCTGGGTGAAGTGGCCGACATCCAGGTGGGCGCCGCCTTCCGCCGGGGACTCTCCACCTACCGCGGCGTCGAGGCCGTGTCCCTGCGCGTGGTCAAGCAACCCACGGCTGAGGCCCTGAGCACGGCGCAATCCGTGCGCGAGGCCCTGCCGGAGTTGCGCAAGGGCCTGCCCGAAGGCATGAAGCTGGAGATGTTCTATGACCAGGGCGAGTTCGTGCGCCATGCCCTCAGCGGCGTCACCCTGGCGCTGATGCTGGGCGGCGGCTTCGTGGGCCTGGTGCTCGTGGTGCTGCTGGGCAACTTCCGGGGCGCCCTGGTGGTGATCATCCTCCTGCCCCTCGCGACCCTCGGCGCGGCCCTGCCCCTCATGTGGATGGGCCTCGGCTTGAACGCCCTCACCCTCGGCGGGCTCGCCATCTCCGTGGGTCTGCTGGTGGACGCGGGGGTCATCATGGTCGAGAACCTCACCCACCGGCTGCACCAGGCTCATGCCGACAATCCGGCCAGCCGCCGGGCCACGCTGGTGGTGGCGGCCTCGGAGGTGGGGATCCCCATCCTCATCGCCGTGCTGGTGATCCTGGCGGTGTTCATCCCGCTGCTGGCCATCGGCGGCGTGGCCGGAAAGCTCTACGCCCCGCTCGCCGTGGCCGTGGGTTCCGCCATGACCCTCAGCCTCATCCTCAGCTTCACGCTGGTGCCCACGCTGGTGGAGCGCTTCCTGCCGCCGGGCACGGTGCTGGAGGAGCCGCGCTTCGTCACGCGGCTGAAGGAGGTCTACCGGCCGGCGCTGACCTGGGCCCTGAGCCACGGCGCCAAGCTGCTGGCCGTGGCGGGCACCTTGACCGCCGCGAGCATCGTGCTGGCCCTGGGTCTCGGCAGCAACTTCCTGCCGAGCCTCGATGAGGGCGCCTTCATCCTCACGCCGAACTTCCCAGCGGAAACCAGCCTGGAGGCCGTGGACCAGGGCAACCAGATGCTGGGCCGGCGCATCCGTCAGGTGCCCGGCGTGAAGGACTACTACCGGCGCACGGGTCGCGGCGATGTCACGGAGGACCCCATGCCGCACTACTCCAGCGACATCCTGGTGCTGCTCCAGTCCGGCGCGGATCCGAAGAAGGTCGAGGCCGCCCTCGGCGCCCTGGCCGAGGAGATGCCTTATCCCGTGGAACTCACCACGCCCATGAACATGAAGATCTCCGAAGGCCTTGGCGGCACTCCCGCCGATCTGCAGGTGAAGCTCTTCAACCCGGACATGGCGGCCCTGGAGGCCGCGGTGCCGGACCTGCGCAAGAAACTGGCGGAGCTGCCCGGGGTGAAATCCGTGGCCCCCGATACCGGCGGCCCCCTGCCCAAATGGCAGGTGAAGATCGATGACCGCGATCTGCGCCACCTCGGCGTGCCGCGGCCCCTGCTGCTCCAGACCCTGCAGGCCGCTCTCCAGGGCCTGGAGGCCGCGCCCCGCTACGACGGCCCCCAGCGCATCGGCCGCGTGGTGAGGTTCCAGATCCACGGAGATGTCACGCCGGAGCGGCTCCAGCGCCTGCCCCTGGTACTGGACGATGGGCGCGTGCTGGAGCTGGGCCAGGTGGTGACCTTCACGGAATCCACCACGCCGAGCATGATCCGTCGCGAATCCAGCCAGCGTCGACTCGCCCTGAACCTGCGAACCGAAGGCGACCTGGGCGGCGCGGCCAAGCGCGTGGACGCCCTGCTGGCTTCCCATCCGCTGCCCAAGGGCACGGTGGTGAAGCTGGGCGGGCGCATCGAGGAGGCCCGGGAAACCCAGCGCCGTCTGCTCATCGCCGTCGTCGTGGCGCTGGGCATCGTGGTGGGCCTCCTGTATGTGGCCCTCGGCCGCTGGTGGGAGGTGACCGTCGTGCTGGCCACCCTGCCCAACGCCTTTGCCGGAGGGCTCTTCAGCCTCTGGCTGGCGGGAGAGACCTGGAATGTCAGCTCCATCGTCGGCATGATCGGCCTCTTCGGCGTGGCCGTGCAGAACAGCCTGGTGCTGATCACCCAGACCAAGGATCTGTACGCCTCGGGGCTCTCCCTGCGCCAGTCGGTGCTGGAGGCCAGCCTGGGCCGCGTGCGGCCCAAGCTCATGACCGCCGGGGCGGCCATCCTCGGCCTGCTGCCCATGCTGCTGGGCTTCGGGGGCAGCGAACTGGAGCGGCCGCTCGCCATCGTGATGGTGGGGGGCCTCGTGACCTCCACCCTGTTCACGCTGCTGGTCCTTCCCGGCTTCTACGAGTGGATGGGCAAGCGCCGGGGACTGGAGGCCGCCCGGAACTAG
- a CDS encoding efflux RND transporter periplasmic adaptor subunit encodes MTAFHPTTRLLPVLLTAGVLLGLQACKPKAPAEGTPPQSQAPETDAVPLKSIQEGLRVAEVPAPSVLQAWFPAEATGDESARAVLTAPVSGIVASAPAAPGRPVAKGAPLVTLRSPELAELKSKWLIAQARLRRAQAELAREQRLAAAQAGARRDLDNAEAEHASASAEAESARIALQARGVTPERADGTFVLRAPSAGTVSAWKAQLGQGVSANEELGTFQSASASLAVVELPPPAPGAWKLGSRAVIRDDHRTWQGEVVGLPSSMGDMTHRLTYRLRLSGAPLPLPGTPLEIQVPLGQGVLLPSLALQQVEGVWGVFLQEGDLARFRPVKRGPDAGRETLVLDALPTGAKVFTDGAYLLKSKLMRTKSGGGDE; translated from the coding sequence ATGACCGCCTTCCATCCGACCACCCGCCTCTTGCCCGTCCTGCTCACGGCGGGTGTCCTCCTGGGTCTCCAGGCCTGCAAGCCCAAGGCACCTGCCGAGGGAACCCCGCCCCAGTCCCAGGCGCCGGAGACCGACGCCGTGCCGTTGAAAAGCATCCAGGAAGGACTGCGCGTGGCGGAGGTCCCGGCCCCGTCCGTGCTGCAGGCGTGGTTTCCCGCGGAAGCCACCGGAGATGAGTCCGCCCGGGCCGTCCTCACCGCCCCGGTGAGCGGCATCGTGGCCTCGGCTCCGGCCGCGCCGGGGCGTCCCGTGGCCAAGGGGGCGCCCCTGGTGACCCTGCGCAGCCCGGAACTGGCCGAATTGAAATCCAAGTGGCTCATCGCCCAGGCCCGGCTGCGTCGAGCCCAGGCTGAGCTGGCCCGGGAGCAGCGCCTCGCCGCCGCCCAGGCCGGTGCGCGACGCGATCTGGACAACGCGGAAGCCGAACACGCCAGCGCCAGCGCCGAGGCGGAATCCGCCCGCATCGCCTTGCAGGCCCGGGGCGTCACCCCCGAACGGGCGGACGGCACCTTCGTCCTGCGCGCTCCCAGCGCCGGTACCGTATCAGCCTGGAAAGCCCAGCTGGGCCAGGGGGTGTCTGCCAACGAAGAACTCGGGACCTTCCAGTCAGCTTCGGCCTCGCTGGCGGTGGTGGAATTGCCGCCCCCGGCCCCCGGAGCTTGGAAGCTGGGCAGCCGCGCGGTCATCCGCGATGACCATCGGACCTGGCAGGGCGAAGTGGTGGGCCTGCCTTCCAGCATGGGCGACATGACCCACCGCCTGACCTACCGCCTGCGCCTCTCCGGCGCTCCCCTGCCGCTGCCCGGGACGCCCCTGGAAATCCAGGTGCCGTTGGGTCAGGGTGTGCTGCTCCCGTCCTTGGCCCTCCAGCAGGTGGAAGGCGTCTGGGGCGTGTTCCTCCAGGAGGGCGACCTGGCCCGCTTCCGCCCGGTGAAGCGCGGGCCCGATGCGGGCCGGGAGACCCTGGTTCTCGATGCCCTTCCCACCGGCGCCAAGGTCTTCACCGACGGGGCCTATCTGCTCAAGTCCAAGCTGATGCGCACCAAGTCTGGGGGCGGCGATGAGTAA